Part of the Triticum aestivum cultivar Chinese Spring chromosome 4D, IWGSC CS RefSeq v2.1, whole genome shotgun sequence genome is shown below.
atttatttctcttttttcttcttcttgtttttcctTTTGGGCTCTGATGTGCTATGGCCCCAGCATACTGGATGTATCGGTTGtctgctttataatataaagcggggggaaaccctttttcttaaaAGCAAGACGAATCTTCCACTCGAAAAAAATTAAAGATCAGAAACTCTGGGTAGCAGCAGCACATCAACAGGGTAATAAAATGTTCAAATGACTGTCTCACACCAAATCCAATCTTACACACTGACAACACGCTGTAACATGGCTTTTATTCAGCTCAAGAACAGGAGCACTAGAGGGCTACACAGACAGTCAAACACGCGACAGTAAGCAATCAACACAAGTCTTCCACCGGTAGCACCAACACCATCTGTCGAGGAATGCCTTCCCCAAGGCTGGCGCTGGCCAGGGAGTGGCAAGAGAAGCAACAAACAGTTAAAACATACCTAATCAAATAAAGCAAATCATGAAATGGTTCATGCAAAGGAAGTAAGATGAATGATGATATGGGTAAGCGAAACACACTTGGTATCGGTGATTTCCACAAGCCCGTCTCTTAGACTAGGCGGTCGTCGTGAGCGGGGTGACCGGCTCTGCCTTGGGAACAGGAAGGAAGTATGTGATTCTTCTTCTCATCCTTCTTGTTGACGGGAAGTGCTTCTTCTAATTCTATTTCTTCTACTTTCTCTTCTTCGTCCTGAAACTTTGGCCTGTGATTCCTGTCCGCCAAGGTCTCCATCCCCATCACCGCCAAGAGGAGCCAGATAGTGGTGAGACACTCCCCGCCATCACCCAAGCTCTTGGCATGTAGGTACCCCCTGCACCTGCTGGCGGAATAGCAGAGCATCTCAACCCACACACCTTGGATCACTATCCACCTATCTTCCTCACTATCCAGCACCATCAGTTCTTGGGCGAGCCTACGTGCGTCGGAAATCATATTATCTGAAGATGGGGGCATGCTAAGAATCTCCCCTGCAAGAATTTCTTCTGTCATGTCCTTGCCAATTTGGTTGCTGGCCATGGTGAAGAGATCCGATCTACTGCCGAGCATTAGCATCTCAGGACGGATGAGAAGCAGGTAGATCATATAGTTGGATATCTCCCTGCTGCGCAATGTGGCTTCTGCTTGTTGACGACATTGATGGGATGTGTTGGGGTGGTAAAAGCAGAGGTCCGTGGCAATGTGCCAGAGGAGGACGCTCTTGTCGAAATTCATCTTCAAGCTCCACCCTATTTGCTTGTGTCTTCTTAGAGCCCACTGGCCTCGAAGCTCATTGAATTTCCTGTAACTTTCGGCGCCACATATGTAATTCTTCCAGCCATCTTCCACGTGCTGGCGAACCACCCCCGTGATTTGGTAGGCTCTAGCTTCTTTTTTAATATACCAATGTTGGTTGACAAACTCCCTTAGAAAGTTGAAGGCAGCAAGCTTCATCAAGAATGTGGGCTTCTTCTTGCGAACACAGAAGGACATGATGTTGCACTGAGATACCATGTCGTGCCACCCTTCAAAATGCTTCATAAGGAACCCCGCACTGAAAGATGAAATGCACTGGGCCAAAATCATGTAGGACAAAACCATGCAGGGAAGCAGGAACTCCAGCATGGCGGTGAAACAGAATAGGATGTATGTCACCGTGATGTCCTTCTCCTCGTGGCCATCCTTGCGGCTCGTGGCCAAAAGCACTATAGAAGATAAGGCCAGGAATGGAAGAAAAAACATGAAGCCGGACCCATATATAGTGCCAAAGGATTGTACTCTGGTGTACAGCATACTGAATGTATCTCCAAGCCTAGACCGCAACTCTTTGTATTCATACTCATATTTACTATGCATAAATCCTGACAGGACTTTAATCCGAAGAGAGTATGGAACAGACCGATCAACAAACATATAATTGCTTAGTGATCTAAGCCCATACCTTCCCCCGGACATCTCCGTGTCCAGTAGACATTTCTTTGCATCTTGTACATATTCTTCAAGCGAATATGTCCGCCCTTTATGTTCCAC
Proteins encoded:
- the LOC123099288 gene encoding uncharacterized protein; the protein is MSLSGAVGWWDEWQLRILVLASLFMQYLLYLCVWLRRSPSMSRMRVLVWIVYIGSDAVAIYALATLFNRQKQTLDGGSTALEVLWAPVLLIHLGGQPFISAYSLEDNELWKRHTITLVSQVTVALYVFCKWWSGEKRLLAAGVLLFLFGILKFAQKPWALRTASFNSMPASLQVEHKGRTYSLEEYVQDAKKCLLDTEMSGGRYGLRSLSNYMFVDRSVPYSLRIKVLSGFMHSKYEYEYKELRSRLGDTFSMLYTRVQSFGTIYGSGFMFFLPFLALSSIVLLATSRKDGHEEKDITVTYILFCFTAMLEFLLPCMVLSYMILAQCISSFSAGFLMKHFEGWHDMVSQCNIMSFCVRKKKPTFLMKLAAFNFLREFVNQHWYIKKEARAYQITGVVRQHVEDGWKNYICGAESYRKFNELRGQWALRRHKQIGWSLKMNFDKSVLLWHIATDLCFYHPNTSHQCRQQAEATLRSREISNYMIYLLLIRPEMLMLGSRSDLFTMASNQIGKDMTEEILAGEILSMPPSSDNMISDARRLAQELMVLDSEEDRWIVIQGVWVEMLCYSASRCRGYLHAKSLGDGGECLTTIWLLLAVMGMETLADRNHRPKFQDEEEKVEEIELEEALPVNKKDEKKNHILPSCSQGRAGHPAHDDRLV